Genomic DNA from Frondihabitans sp. PAMC 28766:
GACCGTCTCGGCCGGTGCCGTGCGTCGAGGCACCACCGATCAGACGAGAAACGGCCCCGCGGAGGGCGGAATCGGTCGGATCGGAGGTGCCTCGGCGGCGCCGGGCGCTGGGCGCTGGGCGCCGGGCGCCGGGCGCCGGGCGTCAGCCGGCCGAAGGCGCGGCGGGAGCGGCGGCCGCGGCGCGCAACTGCACACGCTCGGCGGCGGCACGCACGGCGAGGCGGTAGGAGTCGACGCCGAGACCCGCGATGATGCCAGTCGACACGGCCGAGATGACGCCGGCGGCGCGGAAGTCGTCGCGCGACGCCGGGTTGGCGAGGTGGACTTCGATCAGCGGCAGGCCGGTGTCGACCACCAGGGCTGCCGCGTCGCGCAGCGCGTACGAGTAGTGCGTGAACCCGCCCGGGTCGAGCACGACGCCCCAGCCGTCGTCGGCCGCCTGGTGCAGCCACGTGATGAGTTCGGCCTCGTCGTCGGTCTGCCGGAAGTCGACGGCGACGTCGACGAGGCCGTCGAGCCCTTCGAGGCCGCGGCGGAGCTCGGCCACCGACTCGTTCGCACCGGAGCCCTGCCCGGCGGCCGCGCCGCCGGGCAGACGTAGGCCCCGCCGCCCGATGTCGGGGCCGACGACCACGAGGACGGTCGTCACGAGCCGATCTCTTGGTAGGCCGCGAAGAGCAGGCTGTTGTCGGGCGCCTCGAGCACGGTCGGCCGGGCGATGTCGTCGAGCACGATGAACCGGAGGTGCCCGGCGCGCGCCTTCTTGTCGCGCTGCATCGTGGCGAGAAGCGTCGACCAGCGGCCGGTCGGGTAGCTGATCGGCAAGCCGAGCGAGGTCAGGATGCTGCGGTGCCGGTCGACGACCTCGTCGGAGAGCCGCCCTGCGAGCCGCGACAGCTCGGCGACGAAGACCATGCCGATCGACACGGCGGTCCCGTGGCGCCACTGGTATCTCTCGGCGTGCTCGATCGCGTGCCCGAGGGTGTGGCCGTAATTCAGGATCTCGCGGAGCCCGGCCTCGGTGAAGTCCTCGCCGACCACCCGCGCCTTGAGCGCGATCGAGAGCTCGACGACGCGACGGAACTCAGGCGTGGTGGGGTCGACTACCCGATCGACGGAGGCCTCGATGATGTCGAGGATCTCGGGCTCGGCGATGAAACCGGCCTTCACGATCTCAGCGAACCCGGCCAGGATCTCGTTGCGCGCGAGCCCGTCGAGCAGGTCGAGGTCGGCCAGCACACCGGCCGGTGCGTAGAACGAGCCGACGAGGTTCTTGCCCTCGTTCGTGTTGATGCCGGTTTTGCCGCCGACACTCGCGTCGACCATGCCGAGCACCGTGGTGGGGATCTGCACGAGCTTCACGCCGCGCAGCCAGGTCGCAGCGACGAAGCCCGCGAGGTCGGTGGTCGCTCCCCCGCCGAGCCCGACGACTGCGTCGGTGCGGGTGAAGTCGGCCTGGCCCAGGATCTGCCAGCAGAAGGCAGCCACCTCGACCCGCTTGCCGGCCTCGGCGTCGGGCACCTCGGCCATGAGCGCCTCGTAGCCGGCGGCGACGAGGCTGGTGCGCAGCTGTTCGGCTTTCGCGCCGAGGGGCGGCGCGTGTACGATCAGCACCTTCTTGACCTTCGGCCCGAGCACGTCGGGAAGCTCGGCGACGAGGCCGCGGCCGACGAGCACGTCGTACGGGGCCGCACCCGAGACGGAGATGACGGTGGTGGGCACGCCCACCGTGGGGGCGCCGGCATCGAGTGGCGCTGCGGCGGGGGCGTCGGTCATGGCTGGTCCGTTCCGACCCAGCGCACGATGTCGTCGACGACATGGGCGATGGGCCTGTTCGAGGTGTCGACCGTGAAGTCGGCGAGGGAGGCGTAGATCGGAGCTCGCCGGTCGGCGATCTCCTTCCAGGCGGTGAGACCGTCGTGGTGCAGGAGCGGGCGGTCTCTGCCGGTGATCCTGCTCGTGACGGCCTCGGGGGTGACGGTGAGGAGCACTACGTGAGCAGTCTGCAGCCGAGAGCGGGTGTCAGGATGCAGGACGGCGCCGCCGCCGACCGAGACGACCGTCTCGGCATCCTGCAACGCCTTCGACACCACCTCGTGCTCGACCTCGCGGAAGCGCTCTTCGCCGTGGGCCTCGAAGAAGTCGGCGATGACGCCGTGCTCGCGCACGAAGACGCGGTCGGTGTCGACGAAGCTGCGCCCGAGAGCCTTTGCCAGCTTTTTGCCGACGCTCGACTTGCCCGCGCCCATGGGGCCGATCACGACGACGGGCCGGGTGGTGCGCTCGGCCATCAGAGCGAGGCCGCAGCGACTCCGGTGCCGGCGGCGACGGTGGACTCGGCGGTCGTGGTGAGCAGGTCGGGGATCGCGTCGAGGTAGGAGGTGAGGTTGCGGCTGGTCTCGTCGATCGAATCGCCGCCGAACTTCTCGACGACGGCGTTGGCGAGCACGAGTGCGACCATCGCCTCGGCCACGACGCCGGCAGCCGGCACGGCGCAGACGTCGGAGCGCTGGTGGTGGGCGCTGGCGGTCTCGCCCGTGGCGACGTCGACGGTCGGCAGGGCGTGCGGCACGGTCGCGATCGGCTTCATGCCGGCGCGGACGCGCAGCACGGTACCCGTCGACATGCCACCCTCGGTGCCGCCGGCGCGATCGGTCTCGCGGGCGATGCCCTGCCCGGTCTGGAGCAGCGCGTCGTGCGCCTTCGAGCCGCGGCGTGTCGTGGTGAGGAATCCGTCGCCGATCTCGACGCCTTTGATCGCCTGGATGCTCATCAGCGCCTCGGCGAGCTTGGCGTCGAGCTTGCGATCCCACTGCACGTGCGAGCCGAGCCCCGGGGGGACGTTGTAGGCGAGCACCTCGACGATGCCGCCGAGGGTGTCGCCGTCTTTCTTCGCCTCGTCGACTTCGGCGACCATGAGGGCGCTCGTCTCGCCGTCGAAGCAGCGCAACGGGTCGGCGTCGAGTGCTTCGACGTCGTCGAGGGTCGGCAGGGGACGCCCCTCGGGCACGCGGACGGGCCCGATCGAGAGGGTGTGGCTGACGAGTTCGATGCCGAGCTCGGCCAGGAACGACTTCGCGATGGCGCCGAGGGCGACGCGCGCGGCGGTCTCGCGGGCGCTGGCGCGCTCGAGGATGGGGCGGGCCGAGTCGAAGCCGTACTTCTGCATGCCGACGAGGTCGGCGTGGCCGGGGCGCGGGCGCGTGAGCGGTGCGCTGCGACCCCGGGAGGCCTCGCTCACCTCGACGGGCTGCGAGTTCATGACCTCTTCCCACTTCGGCCATTCGGTGTTGCCGACGCGGAGGGCGATGGGGCTGCCGATCGAGCGGCCGTGGATGACACCACCCGAGATGTGCAGTTCGTCTTGCTCGAACTTCATGCGCGAGCCGCGGCCGTAGCCGAGCTTGCGCCGGGCCAGGTCGGCCTGGATGTCGTCGAGGAGCACGGGCACGCCGGCGGGCAGGCCCTCGAGAACGGCAATGAGTTCGGGGCCATGAGACTCACCCGCGGTCAACCAACGAAGCATGGAGTCGATTCTTCCACACGGGGAGACCCCAGCCTCCCGCCTGTGGACAACCCGCTACTGGTACGAAGGGTGCGCCCGAAGCCAGGTTTGGAACTGCGCCACGGCCTGCTGGTGCTCGGCGTAGGTGGCCGAGAACACGGTCTGGCCGGTCTCGAGGTTGACGGTCACGAAGTAGAGCCAGTCGCCAGCGGCCGGGTGGAGGGCGGCGTTCAAGGCGATGTCACCAGGATTCGAGATCGGCCCGACGGGCAGCCCCTTGTGCACGTACGTGTTGTAGGGGTTGCTCGCGTCCGCGCGTTGCGCGTCGGTCGTCGTCACGCTGTTCGTCGTGCCGGCGCCGTAGGCGACGGTGGCGTCGGACTGCAGCAGCATGCCCTGGTCGAGGCGGTTCTGGAAGACGCGCGCCACCTTCGGGTAGTCGGCGGCGAGGCCGGCCTCCTTCTGGATGAGCGACGCGAAGATGATCGTGTGCTCGTAGTTGGCCGGGGCGACGCCGTCGGCCGCGAGATGCTGTTTCATCACAGCGACCATGTCGGCGAAATAGTCGTGCGCCGTCTTGTGCGGTTGGAGGTCGTAGGTCGCGGGGAAGAGGTAGCCCTCGAGGCTCGTGGCATTCGACGGCAGACCGTACGACTTGTAGTCGTTCGCCGCGGCCTGGACGGTGGCCGTCGGGATCTTCGTCACCGACGCCATGAGGCTGACGATGCCCTTCAGGGTCGTGCCCTCGGGGATCACGAGCTTGGTCGTGATGAGGGTCGACGGCTCTTGCAGCCGGCTGATCGCCGACTGCGCGCTCATGTGCTCGAACATCGAGTAGGTGCCCGGCTGGAACTGGATGTTCTGATCGGCCAGCAGCAGCTTGTAGGGCGCCTCCGACGACTTGGTGATGTCGGCCTTCGCCAGCTTCGCGGCGATCGTCTCGCCGATGTCGCCCGACACGATCGTGAAGTCGACCTTCTTGCCGTTGCCCGAGCCGGTGTAGTCGTCGGTCGGCTTCTTGCCGAAGAGGGCGCTCACGCTCGGGCCGTACTGGTGCCAGAGGGTGTAGCCGCCGGCGGTGCCGCCGCCGAGCACGACGACGAGCACGATCACCAGGATCAGGGCGCCGCGACGATGTCCGTGACGCGCGCGCCGCTCGCGGGGCGGCTTCGGCTCGCGCGGGGCTTTCCGGACCTGGGCGTCTTCGGGCTGCGGCGCGACGGCGCGCCGGTCGGCGAGACCGTCGTTGTCGGTGCGGTGTCTCCCTGGACGGCGTCCGGCCCCGGCGTGGGCGCAGGATCTCCGTCGACAGTCGGCGGGGCTGCCGGTGCCGGCTGGGCGGCGGGAGTCGGCGGGGCTGCCGGTGCGGGCCGGGTGGCGGGTGCGACGGCAAGCCCATCGGCGGGGGCCGACGTCGGGCCCATCGGCGCAGTGGTCTCCGCGGCGGCGGAGGCTGCGGTCAGGCGCTCGCGCTCTCGAAGCTCGCGACGCGACATGGGCGCGGGCAGGTCGTCGCCCGTCACCCGGGCTGCGTCATCGCGGTCGCCTGCGGTCTCGTCGGTCATCGCACGGCCGTTGCCGGGTCGCCCGGGCCGGGCTCGATCCGCTGCTGCGCGATCGGCTGAACCGCTGAAGATGTCGTCCCAGAAGGGTTCGTCAGCCACGTCTCATCGTCTTTCGTCGGGGGGCGCCGGTGCATCGACGAGGAGGCCCGGTGGACGTCCGCTCGATCGTTCGAGGTCGATGGCGTGCTGCACGATGATAACAGCGGCCACCTGGTCCACAACGGACCGCTGCTTCCTCGACGATCGCCCCGCCGCGCGGAGGGCGCTCTGAGCCGTCACCGTCGACAACCGCTCGTCGACGAGCCGCACGGGGATCGGTGCCGCGGCGGCAGCCAGGCGATCCGCGAATCCACGGGCGTCTCCTGTCGACGGAGTGTCGCCGCCCGAGAGCGAGAGCGGCAGCCCGACGACGATCTCGACGGCGTCGAGCTCGGCCACGTGCGACAGGATGCGACGCATGTCGTCACCGGTCTCACCTGAACGCTGCACGGTCTCGATGGGCGTCGCGATCAGGCCGTCCGGGTCGGTCCGGGCCACACCGATGCGCACCTTGCCGACGTCGACTCCCACGCGGGCGCCGCGTCGAAAGGCTCCGCCGCCTGTCTCCGACACTGCCGGGCTCAGCCGCGGACGGCGTCGACGATCGCCGACAGCGCGGTCGGGATGGCCGAGACGTCGGAGCCGCCGCCCTGCGCCAGGTCGTCTTTGCCGCCGCCCCCGCCGCCGAGGATGGATGCCGCGGTGCGCGCCAGGGCGCCCGCCTTCGATCCTGCGTCGCGGGCACCCTGGGTCGTCGCGACGATGACCGCGGGCTTGCCCTGCACGTCGGCCGCGAGGGCCACGACCGAGGTCGAGCCCTGCCCGAGCCGCTCGCGGACGCTCGTGGCGAGGCTGCGGAGGTCGTCGGTCGACTTGAGCTGGCCCACGTGCTCGGCGACGAGGGTGACGGTGCCGACGGGCGAGGCCTTCAGGGCGATGGCCGGGACTCGGGTCGAAAGAGCCGCCGACTCGAACTCGGCGATGCGCTTCTCGGCCGCCTTGAGCTGCGCCGACAGGTCGGCGATGCGGTCGGGAAGCTCGGCGCGCGGCGTCTTGAGCGACGACGTCAGCTGGTTGATCAGGGCGCGCTCGGTTGCGAAGTCGCGGAAGGCGTCGATGCCGACGAGCGACTCGACGCGGCGGTTGGTCGACCCGATCGAGGACTCCCCCACCAGATTGATCAGTCCGATCTGCGACGAGTGGCTCACGTGCGTGCCCGCGCACAGCTCGCGTGACCAGGGGCCGCCGATGTCGACCATGCGCACCTCGTCGCCGTACTTCTCGCCGAAGAGCGCCATGGCGCCCGCCGCCCGCGCCTCGTCGAGGGGCAGGATGCGAGTGGTCACCTCGAGATCGTCGCGGACCTTCGAGTTGGCGATGTCTTCGATCTCGGTGCGAGTGTCGGTCGACAGGGGGTTCGACCAGTTGAAGTCGAGCCGCATGTAGCCCGCCTTGTTGTACGAGCCGGCCTGGTGCGCCTCCGGCCCGAGCACCTGGCGGAGAGCCGCGTGGATGAGGTGCGTCGCCGAGTGCGCCTGCGTCGCGCCGCGACGGTAGGTGGGGTCGACGACGCTGGTCGCGCCGGCACCCACGCCGACCTCACCCGAGCGGACCTGCACG
This window encodes:
- the ruvX gene encoding Holliday junction resolvase RuvX; amino-acid sequence: MGVDVGKVRIGVARTDPDGLIATPIETVQRSGETGDDMRRILSHVAELDAVEIVVGLPLSLSGGDTPSTGDARGFADRLAAAAAPIPVRLVDERLSTVTAQSALRAAGRSSRKQRSVVDQVAAVIIVQHAIDLERSSGRPPGLLVDAPAPPDERR
- the mltG gene encoding endolytic transglycosylase MltG — translated: MLVVVLGGGTAGGYTLWHQYGPSVSALFGKKPTDDYTGSGNGKKVDFTIVSGDIGETIAAKLAKADITKSSEAPYKLLLADQNIQFQPGTYSMFEHMSAQSAISRLQEPSTLITTKLVIPEGTTLKGIVSLMASVTKIPTATVQAAANDYKSYGLPSNATSLEGYLFPATYDLQPHKTAHDYFADMVAVMKQHLAADGVAPANYEHTIIFASLIQKEAGLAADYPKVARVFQNRLDQGMLLQSDATVAYGAGTTNSVTTTDAQRADASNPYNTYVHKGLPVGPISNPGDIALNAALHPAAGDWLYFVTVNLETGQTVFSATYAEHQQAVAQFQTWLRAHPSYQ
- a CDS encoding type II 3-dehydroquinate dehydratase, with translation MTTVLVVVGPDIGRRGLRLPGGAAAGQGSGANESVAELRRGLEGLDGLVDVAVDFRQTDDEAELITWLHQAADDGWGVVLDPGGFTHYSYALRDAAALVVDTGLPLIEVHLANPASRDDFRAAGVISAVSTGIIAGLGVDSYRLAVRAAAERVQLRAAAAAPAAPSAG
- the aroC gene encoding chorismate synthase, which gives rise to MLRWLTAGESHGPELIAVLEGLPAGVPVLLDDIQADLARRKLGYGRGSRMKFEQDELHISGGVIHGRSIGSPIALRVGNTEWPKWEEVMNSQPVEVSEASRGRSAPLTRPRPGHADLVGMQKYGFDSARPILERASARETAARVALGAIAKSFLAELGIELVSHTLSIGPVRVPEGRPLPTLDDVEALDADPLRCFDGETSALMVAEVDEAKKDGDTLGGIVEVLAYNVPPGLGSHVQWDRKLDAKLAEALMSIQAIKGVEIGDGFLTTTRRGSKAHDALLQTGQGIARETDRAGGTEGGMSTGTVLRVRAGMKPIATVPHALPTVDVATGETASAHHQRSDVCAVPAAGVVAEAMVALVLANAVVEKFGGDSIDETSRNLTSYLDAIPDLLTTTAESTVAAGTGVAAASL
- a CDS encoding shikimate kinase yields the protein MAERTTRPVVVIGPMGAGKSSVGKKLAKALGRSFVDTDRVFVREHGVIADFFEAHGEERFREVEHEVVSKALQDAETVVSVGGGAVLHPDTRSRLQTAHVVLLTVTPEAVTSRITGRDRPLLHHDGLTAWKEIADRRAPIYASLADFTVDTSNRPIAHVVDDIVRWVGTDQP
- the aroB gene encoding 3-dehydroquinate synthase gives rise to the protein MTDAPAAAPLDAGAPTVGVPTTVISVSGAAPYDVLVGRGLVAELPDVLGPKVKKVLIVHAPPLGAKAEQLRTSLVAAGYEALMAEVPDAEAGKRVEVAAFCWQILGQADFTRTDAVVGLGGGATTDLAGFVAATWLRGVKLVQIPTTVLGMVDASVGGKTGINTNEGKNLVGSFYAPAGVLADLDLLDGLARNEILAGFAEIVKAGFIAEPEILDIIEASVDRVVDPTTPEFRRVVELSIALKARVVGEDFTEAGLREILNYGHTLGHAIEHAERYQWRHGTAVSIGMVFVAELSRLAGRLSDEVVDRHRSILTSLGLPISYPTGRWSTLLATMQRDKKARAGHLRFIVLDDIARPTVLEAPDNSLLFAAYQEIGS